The proteins below are encoded in one region of Oceanispirochaeta sp.:
- a CDS encoding PfkB family carbohydrate kinase, protein KALGAGQVDIYGVTGPDPFGETVKSILLKYGVSCSHIQTQKQHWHTHVYHKFYRDSREEPRCDIGNFNIVSPETVESLLHDIESNASNYQAIIINEQVLNGYHNRLFQKGLKGLIKKFDQDCFWISDCRHLNHIYDHSIRKLNIHEAEDLFNQRNKGTGKVPEKKELTRWLGSFWEKPVIITLGEEGAIGIDQEGRLQETPGISLIGPRDTVGAGDAFLAGLTLTMASGYPLKKALYLGNCAASVSVTKLFETGHPRVDEVLAMGSSPDFRYNPELAGDSRGAKYLKDSPVELTGIRATGNPRVIIFDHDGTISTLRQGWEPIMKDVVLRSILGDSLNLISQSEMKSISTAAEDMIEKTTGVQTIIQMHHLQALVKSYSYIPEDEVLSPLEYKKIYNDKLIQMVSARIDLFRRGMLDLRDVTIKGAIPFIQFLRKAGITLYLASGTDQADVRQEADTLGYADLFNGGIFGSMGDVDCDPKKMVIERICRNLPEGTRPEECYVFGDGPVEMREAAKRNFTRIGLVSDEKQRFGVNLDKRKRLILGGAQALIPDFSWASLLTDHLKWDLKDKGDQ, encoded by the coding sequence AAGGCTCTGGGAGCGGGACAGGTGGATATTTATGGTGTGACTGGTCCGGATCCTTTCGGTGAAACCGTAAAGTCCATCCTGCTGAAATACGGTGTTTCCTGCTCTCATATACAGACACAGAAGCAGCACTGGCATACCCATGTGTATCATAAATTCTACAGGGATTCCCGGGAGGAACCGCGTTGTGATATTGGTAACTTTAACATTGTCAGCCCTGAGACAGTGGAATCTCTCCTTCATGATATTGAATCCAATGCATCAAATTATCAGGCCATCATCATCAATGAGCAGGTGCTCAATGGATACCACAATAGACTGTTCCAGAAGGGGCTCAAGGGTTTGATTAAAAAATTCGACCAGGACTGTTTCTGGATCAGCGATTGTCGTCACCTGAACCATATCTATGATCACAGCATCCGAAAGTTAAATATTCATGAAGCCGAAGACCTGTTCAATCAGAGAAACAAAGGCACGGGGAAAGTACCCGAAAAGAAAGAGCTGACCCGATGGTTGGGTTCCTTTTGGGAAAAACCCGTCATCATCACATTAGGAGAAGAGGGGGCAATCGGAATTGACCAGGAAGGAAGACTGCAGGAAACACCGGGGATCAGCCTGATTGGACCTAGAGATACGGTAGGGGCGGGAGATGCTTTTCTGGCAGGACTGACCCTCACCATGGCCTCCGGATACCCCCTGAAAAAGGCTCTGTATCTGGGAAACTGTGCCGCCAGCGTTTCGGTGACCAAATTATTCGAAACAGGTCACCCCCGGGTGGATGAAGTCCTAGCCATGGGATCTTCCCCCGACTTTCGCTACAATCCGGAATTGGCTGGAGACAGTAGAGGTGCAAAATACCTGAAGGATAGTCCCGTAGAACTCACAGGTATAAGAGCGACAGGGAATCCAAGGGTTATCATCTTTGATCATGACGGAACCATATCCACCCTGCGTCAGGGTTGGGAACCCATCATGAAAGATGTTGTCCTTCGTTCTATCCTGGGAGACTCACTGAATCTGATTTCACAGTCAGAAATGAAGAGCATCAGTACTGCAGCAGAGGATATGATAGAGAAGACGACAGGTGTACAGACGATCATACAGATGCACCATCTCCAGGCTCTTGTAAAGTCCTACTCTTACATCCCTGAAGATGAGGTTCTCAGCCCTCTGGAATATAAAAAAATATACAACGACAAACTCATCCAGATGGTTTCGGCCCGTATCGATCTGTTTCGCCGGGGAATGCTGGATCTCAGGGATGTCACCATAAAAGGGGCCATCCCCTTTATACAATTCCTCAGAAAAGCCGGCATCACTCTCTATCTGGCAAGTGGAACGGATCAGGCGGATGTCCGTCAGGAAGCTGATACTCTCGGGTATGCAGATTTATTCAACGGCGGAATATTCGGTTCTATGGGAGATGTAGACTGTGATCCTAAAAAAATGGTGATCGAAAGGATATGCCGGAATCTCCCTGAGGGAACGAGACCGGAGGAGTGCTATGTCTTCGGCGATGGCCCTGTAGAGATGAGAGAAGCGGCTAAGCGGAATTTTACCAGGATAGGGCTTGTGAGTGACGAAAAACAGCGTTTCGGTGTGAATCTGGACAAAAGAAAGCGTCTGATCCTGGGAGGCGCTCAGGCACTGATACCCGATTTTTCATGGGCATCCCTCCTTACAGACCATCTGAAATGGGATCTCAAGGATAAAGGGGATCAATGA